From one Actinomycetota bacterium genomic stretch:
- a CDS encoding TatD family hydrolase, whose translation MSGPASGGFPAETPLADSHCHVAHVEGSPDEVVRRATETGVALVVDVGMGLRESAECAARAGASDGEVFACVGVHPNELNDFLSDPPGCMEVLAGLALAGGVVAVGETGLDFYRDRWSPAEQEDCFTAHIALAKQTDRTLVIHCREAHQRVLEVLEAEGAPDRVVMHCFSGDAAHARQCADRGWWCSFAGNITYKRNDDLRLAAQEVPDELLLVETDAPYLAPHPHRGKPNSPALLPLTAAALAGVRGIPAPELAGTLWHNFHRAFGLPVPRS comes from the coding sequence TTGAGCGGGCCGGCGTCCGGCGGGTTTCCGGCCGAGACGCCGCTGGCCGACTCCCACTGTCACGTAGCCCACGTGGAAGGGTCGCCGGACGAGGTCGTGCGACGGGCGACGGAGACTGGAGTGGCCCTGGTGGTGGACGTCGGGATGGGCCTCCGCGAGTCGGCTGAGTGCGCGGCGCGGGCAGGCGCTTCGGATGGTGAGGTGTTCGCGTGTGTGGGCGTGCACCCCAACGAGCTGAACGACTTCCTCTCCGACCCCCCGGGGTGCATGGAGGTTCTCGCCGGGCTTGCCCTCGCCGGCGGAGTCGTGGCGGTCGGCGAGACGGGGCTGGACTTCTACCGCGACCGCTGGTCGCCGGCCGAGCAGGAGGACTGCTTCACGGCGCATATCGCTCTGGCCAAGCAGACGGACAGGACGCTGGTCATCCACTGCCGCGAAGCACACCAGCGCGTGCTGGAGGTCCTGGAGGCCGAGGGGGCGCCGGACCGCGTCGTGATGCACTGCTTCTCGGGCGACGCGGCTCACGCGCGGCAGTGCGCCGACCGAGGTTGGTGGTGCTCGTTTGCGGGCAACATCACCTACAAGCGCAACGACGATCTGCGGCTGGCCGCGCAGGAGGTACCGGACGAGCTGCTGCTCGTCGAGACCGACGCTCCCTACCTCGCGCCGCACCCCCACCGGGGAAAGCCCAACTCGCCCGCACTGCTCCCGCTGACGGCGGCGGCTCTGGCCGGCGTGCGTGGGATCCCGGCCCCCGAGCTGGCCGGGACGCTGTGGCACAACTTCCACCGGGCGTTCGGGCTGCCGGTGCCGCGGTCGTGA